The proteins below come from a single Candidatus Cloacimonadota bacterium genomic window:
- a CDS encoding histidinol-phosphatase HisJ family protein, which produces MKVDHHLHTEYSYDSRMKARELAKRAVQLDYSLIAITEHMDLLPWELSRYGLPSFARYLEDLSALQREFSAQGLRIVKGVEIGDFQRVKSFADELLVELDFELRLGSVHFLPDGTNVAIPLGRTLQKQDSEDYYKENLALVENCDFDVLGHLGVHKRYLTEEPPETHCEGVIRDIFRVMIDRGIALEINFSSLRKPYALVLPNEWQIDLYREMGGKLFSIGSDSHLLEHFDLNYDLLPNWLFSDQVRIISI; this is translated from the coding sequence ATGAAAGTTGACCACCATCTCCACACCGAATACAGCTACGACAGCCGCATGAAGGCGCGGGAACTGGCAAAACGCGCTGTCCAGCTCGATTACAGCCTCATCGCCATCACCGAACACATGGACCTTCTACCTTGGGAGCTCAGCCGTTACGGTCTCCCCTCTTTCGCGCGCTATCTTGAGGATTTGAGCGCTCTTCAGCGGGAATTTTCTGCCCAGGGACTCCGGATTGTTAAGGGCGTTGAAATTGGCGATTTTCAGCGCGTGAAATCCTTTGCGGACGAGCTTTTGGTGGAATTGGATTTCGAATTGCGCCTCGGCTCCGTCCATTTCCTCCCCGACGGAACAAATGTGGCGATTCCCCTGGGACGCACGCTCCAAAAACAGGACAGCGAGGATTATTACAAAGAGAACCTCGCCTTGGTCGAAAACTGCGATTTTGACGTTCTGGGACACCTGGGCGTACATAAACGCTACCTGACGGAAGAACCTCCGGAAACGCACTGTGAGGGCGTTATACGGGACATTTTCCGGGTCATGATTGACCGAGGTATCGCGCTGGAAATAAACTTTTCCTCGCTGCGAAAACCATACGCCCTCGTTTTGCCAAATGAGTGGCAGATAGACCTTTACCGCGAGATGGGCGGAAAACTTTTCAGCATCGGCAGCGATTCTCACCTCCTGGAACATTTTGACCTGAATTACGATTTGCTCCCCAACTGGCTTTTTTCTGACCAGGTGCGGATTATTTCGATTTAA
- a CDS encoding 2-hydroxyglutaryl-CoA dehydratase — protein MISLGIDIGSRNTKLVVYDSSEDNILFSDWLATDVNPLKSVNILTATAITSIGYDNIVKVACTGYGRKLCNHKVFSEISCHAAGVLHYLPQTRTIIDIGGQDSKIITLDSHAKVSDFVMNDKCAAGTGRFLEMTALRLACSLEQLSFLASDSRGKLDISSTCVVFAESEIVGMIADNASPADIARAVHNSIAKRIQVQMSALDWQPPVAFTGGVALNSDLALCLSNQLQTEVLVPSLPQITGALGAAILVSK, from the coding sequence AACATTTTATTTTCAGACTGGCTGGCAACCGACGTCAATCCCCTCAAATCGGTAAATATTCTGACCGCAACTGCCATCACATCAATAGGATATGATAATATTGTTAAAGTGGCTTGTACGGGTTATGGACGCAAGCTATGTAATCACAAAGTTTTTTCAGAGATTTCCTGCCATGCGGCAGGTGTGCTTCACTACCTTCCTCAAACCCGAACCATCATCGATATTGGCGGACAGGATTCAAAAATCATCACCCTCGATTCCCATGCTAAAGTCAGCGATTTTGTGATGAACGACAAATGCGCCGCTGGAACCGGGAGGTTTTTGGAAATGACCGCGCTTAGGCTGGCCTGCAGCTTGGAACAGCTCAGCTTCCTCGCCTCAGATTCACGCGGGAAACTGGATATTTCCTCCACCTGCGTTGTCTTTGCCGAAAGCGAAATCGTTGGCATGATTGCGGATAACGCTTCTCCCGCAGACATTGCCAGGGCGGTTCACAATTCCATTGCCAAACGTATCCAAGTGCAAATGAGCGCTCTGGATTGGCAACCTCCGGTGGCTTTCACCGGCGGCGTCGCCCTCAATTCGGATTTGGCTCTCTGTCTCTCAAACCAGCTTCAAACCGAGGTTTTGGTGCCTTCTCTGCCTCAAATCACCGGCGCTTTGGGCGCTGCCATTCTGGTTTCAAAATGA